The genome window agatagatagatagatatatctatatagatatatattcattttttacATACGAGTTTGGTTCAGTACAAGGGAAACAAAGTACAGGGCATAATAACATGGGAACTAACGCTTGGATCCACTGTTGTCACATTCAAACATGTCCCCCGCTGAGGAGCGGCGTTTGCCAGTTCGCTGACTGAGTCCTAATGCCGCTGATGTGTCGGTCGAGTGTGCAAAGAGAAGCTTACAAACACATAAATGGCAAGGACAGCATTTGCCGCATTTTAATCGCCACCGATTCCGACCAACAACGCGAAATTTCGCCGGCCGAAGCGATTTTATGCCACAAGCTAGCAGCAAAGATCAAGCTATTGCCTTTCCAATCTAGCTAGTGGACAGGTTAGCCGGGTAGCTGATGCTAGGTAGCAGGGCTATAATTAGTGACCCGTGTGTCATCGGCAGGAAATTCGTGAGGCGATCAGTATTGACAGCCCAACCCGAGAGGTTTTTCTGTTTCCTATGAGCTCACAACGCTAGTTGTTTATACCAAAATGTCTACGAGTTCATTGGATAAAGAATTACAGGAGCGACTGAGAGAGGCGTCTGCCATTGGGGACATCGACGAAGTGCGGACACTGGTGGAGAGCGGTGTAAATGTCAACTCACAGAACGAGATTAATGGATGGTGAGTGTTTTTAAACGTGTCCTCCATTACGCGCGCCAACGTGTGTTGATATGCAAATATTCAATGCTTGGCGTTTTATATAAAAGTTCGGTCAGAGTAATATTAATTTGTCAGGGATTAAAACGCTTAGTGTAATCTTGTTAGCCAGGACAAGGTTCAATTAGTCAAGCTGAGCTGCCACGTGTGTTAGTTGTCATCCAGATGACAAATAAATGCTTTGTTTGCTAGTATGTATATAGGTTTGTATAAGTCTCAACAGGTATGACCAGAATAAAACTGGTTGACAAGTCAGTTCTAATTACTACTGTGTACTGTTTAGTGACTTAattaaaattacaaagttaTTTTGGACGTATGGATGTATGTGGTGTGTAATCAGTGAATGTATGATTGTTTCAGTTCACTAAACTTTCGAGTCAGGGGGGATCATTCTCTTACAtattcagtgtcagtgtcactaACCAGTGACTCCAGCTTCGTTGTTTAAATACACATCCTGTTAGGAAGAAGTATGATGATGCCAGTCCTCAAATGAGGTCAACTTGTAAATAAATTCAcatgttgctgtgtttcggTTCATTAAGGTTTGTTCTCTGTCTTTAATAATCCCTCCAGGACATGCCTACACTGGGCGTGTAAGAGGAACCATAAGCACATAGTGTCCTACTTGCTCAGTTGTGGAGCTGACAAAGAAATCCTCACGGCTAAGGATGAGCTGGCTTCACAACTCACATCCAAACCAGAGATCAAACGCCTGTTAGGAGGTAAACTGCACACATCTGACCCCctttttgctgtttgtgtttttgttgtttgttttgtgttgtttctaaggaactcattctctcttctttcctcacaCAATTACCATTACAGTTGAGGTGGAGGAAGTGCCTGAAGTCAAAGAGCCCCAATTGCCAATCATTCCCAACTACCTGTCTAACCCACCCTTCATCTACTCCAAGATCAACAACAAGTCTGAGGTCATCTTAGCACAGCAAGTTACACAGAATGGTTCCGGAGAACATGTGGAGGACATACAGAGTGATTCAGGCTCTGCTTCTCCAACCCATGAGCCTCAGATATCACAGAGCCTAGTCTCTGACTGTCCCACACTTCCCTCAAACACTGCTCCTCTCAGCCAAGCCCCGACTGGGGACTTCATTCCTGTGACTGAGCAAAACGGCATGTCACCCACTTCAGCCTCGCCCCACAACCATGCTGTTGTTAACTGCACAGTGCCCATGGACCTATCAGTTGAACCACACCTCGTCAACCATGCTGACTACCCACATACAGTGGCACACAATGGCACCATTTGCTCACCTCCACTGGCCTCACCCAGCTTGGCCAGCAACAGTGGGAACCAGGTCCCAGCTCCAGTGCCCAACACTAATCCAACCATGAGCAGGCAGCAGTCGATTCCACAGCAACTGAGCTACAGCCAGGCCAGTGGGACCATGCCAGCTTTCCAGCCTTTCTTCTTCACCAGCACCTTCCCTGTCAATGTGCAAGGTGAGAGAGAAATTTCATGTTTAGGTGTTTACATCCTCCCTGTCCAGACAGGGACTAGAGAAATTGATCATTGGAAAATCATGTTGGTGCTACTTGAAATCCATGTAAGTGTACAGTGGTGAAGCCTGTGGTAGACGAGGCTTTCATTTGTCATGTCTGAGTAGTCACTGTTTCTCAGGTATGTAGAATTACAGACACAACAACAGTCATTTAGCCAGTGTGTTTGCAACGGCTGAACCACAACATGCTATTTGTAAAAATATAGCGCTGCTTACTAGCAGAGACAGCAGTGCATTCATTGAAACCTTTTAACATAACTTAAATTAACGTAAGTTTAGATGCACTTGTGACTATGCGAGGGctatattaatgtttttctgtAAACATTTGTTAATAGAGTATTCTCACTGTGGTCTTGCTCTCCAGAGTTGGTGCTCAAGGTGCGTATCCAGAACCCAAATGCACGGGAGAACGACTTCATTGAGATAGAGCTGGACCGCCAGGAGCTCACCTACCGCTCCCTTCTGAGGGTCTGTTGCCGTGAGTTGGATATCAGTGCTGAACATGTGGAGAAGATCCGCAAGCTGCCAAACACAATGTTAAGAAAGGTATAGGACCCGAACCCAACCGTTAGTAGAGTAGACAT of Solea solea chromosome 16, fSolSol10.1, whole genome shotgun sequence contains these proteins:
- the ankrd40 gene encoding ankyrin repeat domain-containing protein 40 — its product is MSTSSLDKELQERLREASAIGDIDEVRTLVESGVNVNSQNEINGWTCLHWACKRNHKHIVSYLLSCGADKEILTAKDELASQLTSKPEIKRLLGVEVEEVPEVKEPQLPIIPNYLSNPPFIYSKINNKSEVILAQQVTQNGSGEHVEDIQSDSGSASPTHEPQISQSLVSDCPTLPSNTAPLSQAPTGDFIPVTEQNGMSPTSASPHNHAVVNCTVPMDLSVEPHLVNHADYPHTVAHNGTICSPPLASPSLASNSGNQVPAPVPNTNPTMSRQQSIPQQLSYSQASGTMPAFQPFFFTSTFPVNVQELVLKVRIQNPNARENDFIEIELDRQELTYRSLLRVCCRELDISAEHVEKIRKLPNTMLRKDKDVARLQDFQELEVVLEKAEGLSLFSGTGGLTDRPCYNMKASRLTY